Below is a window of Desulfobulbaceae bacterium DNA.
TTTCTAAGGCAAAACGAGCAAAGGCCTTAGTGTTAAGCTCCGCCGTATAAAACTGATAACTGTTTCGTTCCAGTTCCTTAGCGCATGACAACGCCGAATCGGCACTTTTCATCAAATCATCAACGCTCTCTCCATCATTAGGAAAAACAGATACCCCAACCCGTGAATTGAGAAAGATTTCATTATCACCAACCAAGATCACCTTGGTCAGGATGTCAATGATCCGGCGAGCGACGATGGCAGCATCCGCCATATCCTTGAGCCCCTCCAAGATGATACCGAACTCATCCGCGCCAAAACGGGCGGTCACTTCATTATCTGCAACATTACCGGCAGTATCAGAGCGACGCAAGCATTCGCGCAGCCTGGAAGAGACCTCTTTTAAAATCCTGTCACCAATCTCTCGGCCAAAGGTATTATTAATGTTTCGAAAATTATCAATATCTATATAGAGCACCGCCAGAAACAACCCATTCCTGCGACAATTGGTCAGGGCTTTGGCCAGATGTTCCTTAAAGAGAAAACGATTTGGCAGCCCGGTCAGTCGATCATAATACGCGAGAAATTTAATCTTCTGTTCAGCAATCTTGGTCTGAGTAATATCCTGACAGGTAAAAAGAATTTGAGTCGGTGCGCCATCCGTACCCCTCATCACAACTCCATCCTGTCGAAACGTCAACTCAATTCCGTCTGCTGTGATCAGGCGATGCTCAAAAGAGATATTGCTATTGCGTTCCAACGCATACGCGATTGCATCACTCACGGCCTTACGATCTTCAATAGTGACCAAATCGAGAAACTCTTCATAGGACCGTGGCGCACTCCCCGGTGGAATACCAACCATCCGGCACATCGCCTCCCCCCAGCTCACGGAATCGTCTGTCACCCGCCACTCCCAATTAGTGAGGTGGGCAAGCTCCCGGGCCGAGGCCAGCATCAGTTCCCGGACATCAAGATCACAGATCGCCTGGTTGGCCCGAATAATATAACGAATCCGATAACTAAGCAGCAAAGGATTAATCGGTTTGACAACAAAATCGGTAGCCCCAGATTCAAATGCCTGATTGATCGATTGATAATCATCCTGGCCGGTAATCATGATAATTGGTACCCGCTCACCTCCCGGCAACCGCCGGATGCGGGAACAGACCTCAAACCCATCCAGATCTGGCATAATAACATCGAGGAGAATAGCATCAGGCATCAGGTTCTGGAAATCGGCAACGGCATCTAGTCCGTTTTTCGATTCCGCCGTAAAAAATCCAGCCTTCGACATTCCCATGCTCAAAATCTGGCGGAGAATCTTATCGTCATCCACGATTTGGACAAGATACGATTGATCTTCTGTGAGGATGGCGCTTAGCATAAAAAATCCGTTCTCTGTTAGATGGCTAATAATGACTCTCATACATATTACGCAGGAGATTTCCGAGCTGGCAAGCAGAAAAAAAGTCCTTATCGCTTGATTAATACTCCTACCGACTTTTTCCACTCATAATCCAAGAGTTATCTTTGCCCCTAAGTGATATTTTCTACCATTGCAAAATTAAAAAATTCTACCTCCGCAACCTGATGTTTGCAAAACTAAGAGACAATCCCGTGACCTCCTCTGGTAACGATTAAAGTGACCGTGTGACTCATGAGAATTACGTCCATTTTTCACTCCTCTTGTGGAAAAAAAAATATTCTCTGGATTTCATCACATTCTTCCTATACAATTTTTTCTATCATTACCGGCCCGAGGCTACCGCCGGCAAAGAATACCCCTGACCCCTGATCACAAGGCCTTATAATGAAACACAGAACATCCCGTGTCCTTCTCCCAACTGCCCTGATTCTTATCAGCCTTTTTTCGTCGGCGCTCTGCCATGGCTATAAAACAGGCATTATCTTCCCCACCGACAAGAGCTTTGTCAATCAACCCCAAATTAGGGTCGTCGGCTTGAGCACAGAACAAGACCCAGCCAGCGCCATTCAACTCAACAACGCACAAGGTAACCAGGAATTCGCCGCCCCGGCAGTAAATGGAGCATTCAACCAGCTCATCACCCTGTCATCAGGTTTAAACACCCTGACTCTCACAGGAACGAAAGCCCCTGCCTTCTCCATTTTTCTTTACACCAAGGACAGCGGCCGTCCACCTAAAGGGTTCAACCCGTTATATCTGCACAGCAGCAGCGAACTAACCGGCGCCTGTGATCAATGCCACCCCCAGGAATCAACAAACAAAAACTATACCACGACCAAACAGAAACTCTCTTGCATCACTCAGACCTGCCACAACACCATCGGTGATAAAAAATCCAAACACGGCCCCTTCGCAGACCGATCCTGCATTGAATGCCATAATCCTCACGGCACACCGTTCAAAAAATTCACCAGTAAGGATCGAAGCGCTTTATGTTTCACCTGCCACAGCGAGAGTGAAGGAATGGCCAGCAGCGGCAAGGTAGTTCATTTTCCGATCAAACAGGGCGAATGCACTCTCTGTCATGACCCCCACCAATCTAATGCTGCCTACCATCTGAAATTTGATTCAATTGTCGAGCTTTGCACCAGCTGTCACAGCAAAAGTATGGTCAAATACAAATATATGCACGACCCCTTCGAGTCTGGTGACTGTAACGCCTGTCACTCTCCCCACATCTCTGATTTCAAGAGACTGCTCACTGCTGAAGGATCAGCATTGTGCTTGAACTGCCACGAGGAGCGGGAAGATGAGTTCAAACGAAAATACGTCCATGAGCCGGTCAAAAAAGACTGCTCTCTCTGCCACGACCCCCACGGCTCGGATGCCGAAAACCACCTGATAACTCCTAAGGACAAGAACGGCAACTACATCAAATACGACCAGCCGCTCAAGGAGTCCTGCCTGATGTGCCACCGCAAACTTCACCCCGAGGTCTCAAAGCAAATCGACAAGAGCAGCATCCCCCACAAGCCTGTGGCCGAGGGCAAATGCACCATCTGCCACACCCCGCACTCCACCAACTTCAAAAAACAACTGAACACTTCCATGCAGGACGCCTGCTTCGGGTGTCACAAAGAGCTTAAAAAGCTCATCAAGAGCAGCAAATACCAACACGGTCCGGTGCGCACCGACGACTGCGCCCAGTGCCATCAAGTCCATGGCTCTGAACACAAAGAGTTACTACGGGCCAACTTCACCGCCAATTACAGTGAAGATTTTGACGCGAAGCACTACGAACTGTGTTTCAACTGCCACAACAGCAGAGTTATCACCGATAGCAAAAACATAGAAACCGGATTTCGTAACGGCGCCAGCAATCTCCATTATGTCCACGTCCACCGCGAAAAAGATGGAAGAACCTGTATGACCTGCCACGACATCCACGCCTCCAACCAACCCAAACACATCCGGACCGAAATCCCCTTTAAGAAAAACTTTTCGATCACCATGGATTTCAGCAAAACAGATACCGGAGGTGGCTGTGTGGTGGGCTGCCACAAGCCAAGAGATTATGATCGCGAAAACCCCAAAGCGACCAAACAATAACCATCTGCCGACTTAAGATTAACAAAGGATTAACCATGACCGTCACTGCTATCAAGCCAAACACACGCCTCCCTCTCATGGCAGCCCTACTTGGCGTAAGCCTCTTCTTCACCATTTTCGGCTCTTCCGCCTGGGCGGAAGAGGCCGAAAAAGCCACCCTGCGCAACTTCAAGTCTGGCGACACACTACCATCTTTTACCCTGGACACCATAGATGGCCAGAAGGGCAAGACCTTCACCCCAGGTAAAGAAGACAAACCGTCAATGATCATCTTCTTTTCAATCAGGCCTGAATTCCGGCAAAAACGCTCCCTCGCCCTATTAAGCGCCATGGCCGCAGTCATCGATCATTACAAAAACAAGATCGAAATTGTTGGCGTCTTCAGCGACGACCAAGGGGTACAGACTGTCAAAGACTATGTCAAGCCCTTTGCCAGTAAAATGGCCATTTACAACGACCCGAAAAAAGTCGTAAACGACCGTTACGGAGTATTCATGATGCCATTGGCCGTGATGATCAAAGGCAATGGCACCTTGCACGAAGTCATTCCCTACACTTATAATATCCGGGAGTTAATCGATGGCAACTTCAAACTTCTCCTCGGAGAATGGACTAAAGAACAGTTGCAGGCATCCCTGACCCCAACCGAGGAAACAGCAAAAAGCTCAGAAGAAAAAGAATATATCCGCCGGGTTAATTACGGAAAAATCATGATGGGCAAACAGATGCACAGCCAGGCAGTCAGAGAATTTTCGAATGCGATCAAACTGGCGCCGCAAGCAATTGAAGCCCATCTTGAACTGGGATTCACCTATATCGCTCTGAAAGATTGGGCAAAGGCAGAGGAGGTGTTTAGAAAGGCGCAGGGCATCGACAAGGACTCCGATAGCGCTATCGCCGGACTAGGCCTCGCCTATTACGGCAAAGGCGATACAGACAAAGCCCTGCATGAACTGGAAAGCGCCTTTATCGCACCGGAACCGAGACTCGAAGTAATTATCGCCCTGGCTGACATCTATGAGAAGAAAGGGGATAACACCAAGGCCAACCGCCTTAACAAATTGGCAATTTCACGACTAATGACAATGTACGATCAACGATGGAAATAGGTACCGCCCATGAGCCCCATCACTGCCGCCATTGCCAGATCACTTATTATATTCACTATCGTGGGACTTGCTTTACCGTCCCAGGCAAGAGCAGGGGCCGTGATAAAAAAAATCTGGTCCACAACGCCCTATTTCACCTTAATCAGACCAACCAAGTCCCCTCTCACTCAATTCAGTTTCTCCATCAACGGATCACCGGCTGAAAAATCACAGGTGTCCGCAGTCAAACACCAAAATAGCCTCCACGTTCGTTTTCACCTCACCTATGCAGAAAAAACCACCATCGAACTCCGTGATGGTGGACAGGCAATCTACAGCGCCGATGTCTTCTTCGTTCCAAGTTATATGAACGGCCTTGTCCCCGAGGATTTCACCTACATCCCATTTCACACCCTCACTAACGAAGCAAGGTGCCAGGCATGCCACCGATTTACCATCGCACCGCCAGATCTCAATCCGAGGGGAAAAATTAAGTCCCAGATCTGCTTTCCCTGTCATCACAACGATTTTGAAGGAAAACAAAGTCAACATGCCCCAGCTTCGATCAATTGGCAGTGTCTGCAATGCCACCAATCGGAAGCCAAGGAGAGCCCATGGAGTGAAGATGAGCCTCTTCGTTTCACCGTAGACAATGTTCGTGAAATTTCCATTCTCTGCTATACTTGCCACCCATCTGTTGAAAAAGAGGTCACCACCCTCCCCTTTGTCCATGGGCCACTCGGCATGGGGGCATGCAACCAATGCCACGACCCGCACGCCTCAAAGTGGCCAAAACTTCTCGAAAACGAACCAACTCTGCTCTGCGCGTTCTGCCATGACATGCAAGACATACTCAGCCGACCTGTGGTCCACGGAGTACTGAAAGACAAAGGGTGCATCGCTTGTCATCACCCCCATGCCAGCTCTCATCCACGGCAACTGACCAACACCGGTAACGACCTGTGCCTAGGCTGTCATGAATCCATCAAAAGAATCGGCAACAATCATCCGGTGCAGGGACATCCGGTCTCAATCAAGGACAGCAGCAAAAAAGCACGAGGAGATAAATTGTCCTGCGTCAGCTGCCACTCTCCCCATGCCTCAGACTTCCCCAAGCTGCTGGATGAGGAAGAAGTAATGAATCTTTGTACCCGTTGCCACACCCCTGGGGGGAAATAACGTATGTACAGAGTAATCTTATTGATCAT
It encodes the following:
- a CDS encoding EAL domain-containing protein, with amino-acid sequence MRVIISHLTENGFFMLSAILTEDQSYLVQIVDDDKILRQILSMGMSKAGFFTAESKNGLDAVADFQNLMPDAILLDVIMPDLDGFEVCSRIRRLPGGERVPIIMITGQDDYQSINQAFESGATDFVVKPINPLLLSYRIRYIIRANQAICDLDVRELMLASARELAHLTNWEWRVTDDSVSWGEAMCRMVGIPPGSAPRSYEEFLDLVTIEDRKAVSDAIAYALERNSNISFEHRLITADGIELTFRQDGVVMRGTDGAPTQILFTCQDITQTKIAEQKIKFLAYYDRLTGLPNRFLFKEHLAKALTNCRRNGLFLAVLYIDIDNFRNINNTFGREIGDRILKEVSSRLRECLRRSDTAGNVADNEVTARFGADEFGIILEGLKDMADAAIVARRIIDILTKVILVGDNEIFLNSRVGVSVFPNDGESVDDLMKSADSALSCAKELERNSYQFYTAELNTKAFARFALETSLRRAVERQEFVLLYQPQVSLASGRVTGVEALIRWIHPDLGMVSPLEFIPLAEETGLIVPIGAWVLRTACAQCQAWFEAGMEIRVAINLSAGQFKDETLIDDIRRVLSETKVKPELIELEITESMLMDNVDGSIDRLDKISQFGCRLSIDDFGTGYSSLNYLKRFPVDVLKVDRSFVSDLTDSEDDAMIVKAIVTLAHNLDLEVVAEGVETRDHLSYLSYLGCDLIQGYLVSRPVTSKQVEAFFGDWTISNLT
- a CDS encoding tetratricopeptide repeat protein, whose protein sequence is MTVTAIKPNTRLPLMAALLGVSLFFTIFGSSAWAEEAEKATLRNFKSGDTLPSFTLDTIDGQKGKTFTPGKEDKPSMIIFFSIRPEFRQKRSLALLSAMAAVIDHYKNKIEIVGVFSDDQGVQTVKDYVKPFASKMAIYNDPKKVVNDRYGVFMMPLAVMIKGNGTLHEVIPYTYNIRELIDGNFKLLLGEWTKEQLQASLTPTEETAKSSEEKEYIRRVNYGKIMMGKQMHSQAVREFSNAIKLAPQAIEAHLELGFTYIALKDWAKAEEVFRKAQGIDKDSDSAIAGLGLAYYGKGDTDKALHELESAFIAPEPRLEVIIALADIYEKKGDNTKANRLNKLAISRLMTMYDQRWK